The following coding sequences are from one Lolium rigidum isolate FL_2022 chromosome 6, APGP_CSIRO_Lrig_0.1, whole genome shotgun sequence window:
- the LOC124663851 gene encoding uncharacterized protein LOC124663851, which yields MASSASPSWAILGRVPRVTAADADLSLALPAPPRVALLTIRSRIFPGRTTADSFPSVLAADASGLLLLKADQGPANTDLPRRKDFSWRPTVADYFVLDAKTASALRLPDAKFIRRQGHRGLIARPGDAAGHYVVAELQMSVGDDTADLLCFSSRTGEWVSKDVPYPLPSRPMSPNCVVSHAGSLWWVDLSWCLLACDPFAHRPALRVVPLPEGKALKPKEASGLLDKYRCVGVSGGKLRFVDMYRNRSGGGAAQITVWTLADPDAAKWTLEYEATFGEICDDASYKATGLPRKIPVLALIHPTNPDVLYFFVDEHMVGVDVRARKVVHCEVYQLVQPPRENVSSRFVHAWQLPRALCSGSAKETEDDGVNDELQQLRL from the coding sequence ATGGCGTCCTCCGCATCGCCGTCGTGGGCCATCCTGGGGAGAGTGCCGCGGGTGACGGCCGCCGACGCCGACCTCTCCCTCGCGCTGCCGGCGCCACCGCGCGTCGCGCTCCTCACCATCCGCTCGCGCATCTTCCCGGGCCGCACCACCGCCGACAGCTTCCCGTCCGTGCTCGCCGCCGacgcctccggcctcctcctcctcaaagcAGACCAGGGCCCCGCCAACACCGACCTCCCCCGCCGCAAGGACTTCTCCTGGCGCCCCACCGTCGCCGACTACTTCGTGCTCGACGCCAAGACCGCCTCCGCGCTCCGCCTCCCCGACGCCAAGTTCATCAGGCGCCAGGGCCACCGCGGCCTCATCGCCCGCCCCGGCGACGCCGCCGGCCACTACGTGGTCGCCGAGCTCCAGATGAGCGTCGGCGACGACACCGCCGACCTCCTCTGCTTCTCGTCTCGAACCGGGGAGTGGGTCAGCAAGGACGTCCCCTACCCGCTTCCCTCCCGCCCGATGAGCCCCAACTGCGTCGTCTCGCACGCCGGGAGCCTCTGGTGGGTCGACCTCTCCTGGTGCCTCCTCGCCTGCGACCCCTTCGCCCACAGGCCGGCGCTCCGCGTCGTCCCGCTGCCGGAGGGCAAGGCGCTCAAGCCCAAGGAAGCTTCGGGCCTGCTCGACAAGTACCGCTGCGTGGGCGTCAGCGGCGGGAAGCTCAGGTTCGTCGACATGTACAGGaaccgcagcggcggcggcgctgcgcagATCACCGTGTGGACGCTCGCCGATCCGGACGCCGCCAAGTGGACGCTGGAGTACGAGGCCACCTTTGGGGAGATCTGCGACGACGCCAGCTACAAGGCCACTGGTCTGCCGAGGAAGATCCCCGTGCTCGCGCTCATCCACCCCACCAACCCCGACGTGCTCTACTTCTTCGTCGACGAGCACATGGTCGGTGTCGACGTGCGTGCTCGCAAGGTTGTGCACTGCGAGGTCTACCAGCTGGTTCAGCCGCCTCGCGAGAACGTCTCCAGCCGTTTCGTTCACGCTTGGCAGCTGCCACGGGCTCTCTGCTCAG